One segment of Solanum lycopersicum chromosome 1, SLM_r2.1 DNA contains the following:
- the LOC101264074 gene encoding cold-regulated protein 28, whose translation MEESYRKERPASSSSSESCANELTRLNSGELSSSVADFKDTLLQSENATKEKYTGWTNTKHNAFLDCLESSFVKQLHRSMALRAGSVEMNLSCRNLSEELSLSAHVNKASKQLPFLRHGSWKKIKTVRQPPVVYIAADSHDCLKYLRGDGHHQVMDSQFCSELLCKGKQTSDERSSSSCVYKTISNLIPSKPGELQKTVCRVTEGSGQNFLDEDLDENTRCKKMKTASVDTTEQEQVVPTRNTRVQELLVPCSREITK comes from the exons ATGGAAGAGAGCTACCGGAAGGAGAGACCggcatcgtcgtcgtcgtcggaGAGTTGCGCTAATGAGTTGACCCGGTTGAATTCTGGTGAGTTGTCTTCAAGTGTTGCGGATTTCAAAGATACTTTGCTGCAGAGTGAAAATGCTACCAAG GAAAAGTACACAGGATGGACAAATACAAAGCACAATGCATTTCTGGACTGTCTTGAATCTTCATTTGTTAAGCAGTTACACAGATCCATGGCATTGCGTGCTGGATCTGTGGAAATGAACCTGAGCTGCAGAAATTTGTCAGAAGAGTTATCTTTATCTGCACATGTTAACAAAGCTTCAAAGCAG TTACCTTTTCTGCGTCATGGCTCttggaagaagatcaagacTGTGAGGCAGCCACCTGTTGTGTATATCGCAGCTGATTCTCATGATTGCTTGAAATATCTACGCGGTGATGGGCATCATCAGGTTATGGATAGCCAATTTTGTAGTGAACTACTTTGCAAGGGGAAACAAACAAGCGATGAGAGGTCTTCTTCATCTTGTGTATACAAaacaatatcaaatttaatCCCTTCCAAACCGGGAGAACTGCAGAAAACAGTTTGTAGAGTTACTG AAGGTTCAGGTCAGAATTTCTTGGATGAAGATTTAGATGAAAACACGAGATGCAAAAAGATGAAGACAGCTTCGGTGGACACTACAGAGCAAGAGCAA GTCGTTCCAACTAGGAATACGAGAGTTCAGGAGTTGCTAGTACCATGTTCCAGAGAAATAACCAAGTAA
- the LOC101264378 gene encoding glycoprotein 3-alpha-L-fucosyltransferase A-like → MATGIPIQRFPWADEAPSSIGSSSNSNIPNRKWRSWLPLFVALVFIAEISFLSKIDMAEKANLVNSWADSFYQFTTSSRSTIELAVDEAELGVLVSEVDQGLVPGGCEEWLEREDSVAFSRDFDKEPILVRGREQTLNSCSVGCKFGTNFDKKSDAAFRLPRQAGIASVLQSMESAQYYAENNITLARRRGYDVVMTTSLSSDVPVGYFSWAEYDIMAPVQPKTENALAAAFISNCGARNFRLQALEALERANIRIDSYGSCHRNKDGRVDKVEALKHYKFSLAFENSNEEDYVTEKFFQSLVAGSIPVVVGAPNIQDFAPSPTSVLHIKELKDAASVAKTMKYLAENPIAYNESLRWKFEGPSDAFKALVDMAAVHSSCRLCILLATRIREKEERSPKFMKRPCKCTRGTETVYHVYVRERGRFEMDSIFLRSNNLSLQAFESAVLAKFKSVKHVPVWKEERPQVLRGGDELKIYKVYPLGLTQRQALYSFRFNGDTEFKNYIESHPCAKFEAIFV, encoded by the exons ATGGCTACTGGTATTCCAATTCAAAGGTTCCCTTGGGCAGATGAAGCACCCAGTTCAATTGGGTCATCCTCAAATTCAAACATACCCAATAGAAAATGGCGTAGTTGGTTACCTCTCTTCGTTGCCCTTGTGTTTATAGCAGAGATTTCTTTTCTGAGTAAAATTGACATGGCTGAAAAAGCCAATCTTGTTAATTCTTGGGCTGACTCCTTCTATCAGTTCACAACGTCTTCTCGGTCCACCATTGAACTGGCTGTTGATGAGGCCGAATTGGGTGTTTTGGTTAGTGAGGTCGATCAAGGTTTAGTACCAGGGGGCTGTGAGGAGTGGTTGGAAAGGGAAGATTCTGTGGCCTTTTCCAGAGATTTTGACAAAGAACCAATTCTTGTTCGTGGCCGTGAACAG ACATTGAACTCCTGTTCGGTGGGATGTAAGTTTGGAACCAATTTCGATAAGAAGTCTGATGCAGCATTTCGGCTACCACGACAAGCTGGCATAGCTAGCGTGCTACAATCTATGGAGTCAGCTCAATACTATGCTGAGAACAACATTACTCTGGCACGACG AAGGGGATATGATGTTGTAATGACAACAAGCCTCTCTTCAGATGTTCCTGTTGGGTACTTTTCTTGGGCTGAATATGATATCATGGCTCCAGTACAACCTAAAACAGAGAATGCCTTAGCAGCGGCTTTCATTTCTAATTGTGGTGCTCGCAACTTCCGCTTGCAAGCTTTAGAAGCCCTTGAAAGGGCAAATATCAGAATTGATTCTTATGGAAGTTGTCATCGTAACAAAGATGGAAGAG TTGACAAAGTGGAAGCACTGAAGCACTACAAGTTTAGCTTGGCTTTTGAGAATTCTAATGAGGAGGATTATGTAACTGAAAAATTCTTTCAGTCTCTTGTAGCTG GATCAATCCCAGTGGTGGTTGGTGCTCCAAACATCCAAGACTTTGCTCCTTCTCCTACTTCAGTCTTGCACATTAAAGAGCTAAAAGACGCTGCATCAGTTGCCAAGACTATGAAGTATCTTGCTGAAAACCCTATTGCATATAATGAGTCATTAAG GTGGAAGTTTGAGGGCCCATCTGATGCCTTCAAAGCCCTGGTTGATATGGCAGCAGTTCATTCATCTTGTCGTTTGTGCATCTTGTTGGCAACTAGAATCCGGGAGAAAGAAGAGCGGAGTCCAAAATTTATGAAGCGTCCCTGCAAATGTACCAGAGGGACTGAAACTGTCTATCATGTATATGTACGTGAAAGGGGGAGGTTTGAGATGGATTCCATTTTCCTAAG GTCAAATAATTTATCGCTACAGGCCTTTGAATCTGCTGTGCTTGCAAAATTCAAGTCTGTTAAACATGTCCCAGTTTGGAAGGAGGAAAGACCTCAAGTACTTCGCGGTGGAGATGAActcaaaatttataaagtaTATCCTCTTGGCTTGACACAGAGACAGGCATTATACTCCTTCAGATTCAACGGGGATACTGAGTTCAAGAATTACATCGAAAGCCACCCATGTGCAAAATTTGAAGCCATTTTCGTATAG